Within Enterobacter sp. RHBSTW-00175, the genomic segment CCATCATTCCCCCGACCATCGTGGTACAAAACTATGCCTGCCTCTACTACGGCTCCGGCAGCTGCGACCCAACCAACGCTGAACAGGTATCAAATATCTGGTTAAGCGGTTCTCTTACTGCCCCTCTAAGTTGCACGATTAACGAGGGAAGTACCATCGAGGTCGATTTTGGCGACCTGGTCTCCAGTCAGTTTGTGAATAAGGGACAACAACCGAAAGGCTTTACGCTGAAAGATGTCGACATTTCCTACCAGTGCGGCAGTAACACCGTAGGTAAAAATGACAGGATTAAACTCACGCTGAGTGCCGATCAGGGGGTCATAGACAGCAGTAATCCCGTGATTGCGAAAATGATCGGAAGGGATGATATCGGCGTAAGGGTGTTCGATGAACAGAATCAGGATATTGCGCTGGACGGCAGCTATGCGTTTCCCGTCACGGTGGATGAACAAGGAAATGGTGTGATTCGTATTAAAGCCGCGCCAGTCAGCACCACCAGTGCGACACCCGGATCCGGGAGCTTTGAGGGTAATGTCACAGTAAAAATGGATCTTCGTTAGTCAAAATACCCTCAGGTTGAACAAACAACCTGAGGGTAACAGCACAATCAGAAACCAAGGCTGTCCAGCAGATCGTCCACCTGATCCTGGCTTGCCACAACGCCCGCTTTGGTCGCGTCGAGCTGTGGGCCATTGAGCAGGCTTTCGTTCTCACGTTTCGGACGCGCAGCCGGTTCCGGGATGTTCTCCAGCAGAACCATCAGCAGCTGACGCTCAATCTCCTGAATCACATCCATCATGCGCTTGATAACCTGACCAGTCAGGTCCTGGAAATCCTGCGCCATCATGATGTCCAGCAATTGCGCGTTGGTAAAGCTGGTGTGACCCGGCACATCCCCCAGGAACTGACGGGTATCGGTCACCAGCTCACGGGCATCCGCCAGCTCGATTGGATTTTCGAACCACTCGTCCCAGCGTTTGGTCAGGGATTTAGCCCCTTTCTCCATAGCGTCCTGGTGTGGCTGTGATGCTTCGACACTGTTCAGTGCACGTTCAGCCGCCTGAGCAGTCATCTGCACAACATAGTCCAGACGATCGCGCGCGTCCGGAATCGCTTCCGCCGCTTCAGCAATTGCCTGATCCAGCCCTAATTCACGCAGGCTGTCACGCAA encodes:
- the cheZ gene encoding protein phosphatase CheZ → MLQPTMKPVEEHSPSDIIARIGSLTRMLRDSLRELGLDQAIAEAAEAIPDARDRLDYVVQMTAQAAERALNSVEASQPHQDAMEKGAKSLTKRWDEWFENPIELADARELVTDTRQFLGDVPGHTSFTNAQLLDIMMAQDFQDLTGQVIKRMMDVIQEIERQLLMVLLENIPEPAARPKRENESLLNGPQLDATKAGVVASQDQVDDLLDSLGF